In Phaeobacter inhibens DSM 16374, the following proteins share a genomic window:
- the deoD gene encoding purine-nucleoside phosphorylase: MTVHIGAAKGEIAETVLLPGDPYRAKWAAETFLKDVRLVNEVRGMLGFTGTWNGHPVTIQGSGMGMPSLSIYVNELIRDYDAKTLIRIGSCGGMQDKVKIRDVILAMTATTTGSPSRGIFKEVNFAPCADWSLLQAAVKAAETHELTPHIGGIYSSDVFYDERPDLNEQMVRHGILGVEMEAAELYTLAARYGCRALAVLTVSDHLGTGEALPSDQRERSFGDMVEIALEAAFA, from the coding sequence ATGACTGTTCATATTGGGGCCGCCAAGGGCGAAATTGCCGAAACCGTTTTGTTGCCAGGTGACCCCTACCGCGCGAAATGGGCAGCCGAGACATTTCTGAAAGATGTGCGCCTTGTAAATGAAGTGCGCGGAATGTTGGGGTTCACTGGCACATGGAATGGTCACCCGGTTACGATTCAGGGTAGCGGGATGGGCATGCCATCCCTGTCCATCTACGTGAATGAACTGATCCGTGACTATGATGCCAAGACCCTAATCCGCATCGGTTCCTGTGGTGGCATGCAGGACAAGGTGAAGATCCGCGACGTAATCCTCGCCATGACAGCGACAACCACCGGCTCCCCCTCACGCGGGATTTTCAAGGAGGTCAATTTCGCCCCCTGCGCCGATTGGTCCCTCCTTCAGGCGGCGGTAAAGGCCGCTGAGACCCATGAGCTGACCCCGCATATTGGCGGCATCTATTCGTCGGATGTGTTCTATGATGAACGCCCGGATCTGAACGAGCAAATGGTGCGCCACGGCATTCTGGGAGTAGAGATGGAGGCAGCTGAGCTTTATACGCTTGCAGCGCGCTACGGATGCCGCGCCTTGGCAGTGCTGACCGTGTCCGATCACCTTGGCACGGGCGAGGCGCTGCCCTCCGATCAGCGCGAACGCAGCTTTGGAGATATGGTGGAAATCGCACTCGAGGCGGCTTTCGCCTGA